Within Sulfurimonas sp. hsl 1-7, the genomic segment GATATATTTTATTCATCCTCTTGTACCTCACAACTATCTTTCATTTTCAGAACATGCAGCTCTTCATCTGCCCCATTAAGTCTGTTTTCATAGTTTTTGATCGAAGCAATAAAAGCAGAAAAAACGATCTCTGCACATACTTTTTGCTGCGGAGTCATAGCTCCCAGTTTTTCGTTCATTTTTTGAATTGCTTTGTTTGCATATTCGATATCATTTGTTTTGATCATCTCAGAGTACATAGAACCAATAACAACGGTGTCTTGACAACCGTTAGTCGCAAAACGTACATCAGTGATAGTTTCACCCTCAAGCTTTGTATAGAAGACCACATACTCTTTTGTTTTCTCATCAAGTGCTACACCTACACCGTCTGCATCATCAAGTTTCCCATAGTTTTTCGGGTCCATTAAATGCTCCAGTGTTTCAGGGTTTACACCCTCAGGCATCTTTACATCTTCAAACATTACAACTCCTTTTTAATATTTTACTTTCGCCAGATAAAGCCCGTTTGCAGGAGCGGGTTTGAGTCTATGGTTTTTTGTACACTCAAGCTTCTCTATAATCTGCTGCGCACTTAAATCCAGAAGTGCACCTGCCATAAAACGAATCTGTGTGCGTAAAAAACCGTTTGCTTCAAAGTTGAGGACAATCAGATCTTTATGTTGATATGCAAACGCTTTATAGATCTCCCTGACACTGCTTTTGGTATCGCTTCCCATTTTCATAAAGTTTGCAAAATCGTGTTCACCGATAAAGAGCTTGATGTTTTGTTGGAGGGTGTTGAAGTTTACCTGATCTATAAAGGTGATGAAATCGTTCTCAAAAGGGTTTGATTCACCCACTTTGATCACGTATCTGTAAACTCTCGATTTTGCTCCATAGCGGGCATGAAAATCATCTGCGACCCGGAAGATACGTTTGACGTGTATTGTTTTTGGAAGCATCTCATTAAGAACCCGTTTGAGTTTTGTAAGATCATCCCAAAAAGGGGGCAGATCAAAGTGTGCTACCTGGTAAGAAGCATGTACACCTTTGTCTGTTCTCCCGCTTGCAACAGTTTTAGAGGTAATTCCCAGTTGCTTTAACACATTTTCCAGCTGTCCGAAGATAGTATTTTGAGAGCTTTTTTGGATCTGTGAACCCAGAAAGTGGGTTCCGTTATAAGAGAGAACTACAGCAACCCGCATCTAAAATCTTTTGGCTATAGTTTTTCTGTAGATAAGGTAGGTACTAAGTATCCAGGCAAGAGCTACTAGATAGATAGTATGGTATCCGAGTGTACGGTGCAGAGACATGGCCGCACCGTAGTAGATGATGATTCCTAAAAATATATAGAGATAAATTTTAGACTTTTGATGTCTTGCATGAACCACCCCGATAGATACAATCAAAAAGATAGAAAGGAGTGGAAACAGACTTAAAAGAGTATCTGTTATAAGGAGTCTGTCTTTTTTCTTTCTTCCCTCGTCATTACTCCAAAACTCTAATGGCATCTGGTATGTTTTCAGGGATGCTTGGAGTGTATCGTAGATAGTCATCTCTTCAAAGTTGATCTGAGTAAACTTATCTTTTGAGTAGCTGTACCCCTCACCGTTTTTAAGCTCTAGCTGCAATACACCGCCGTCATTGATTACATTTGCTTGTTGTGCAGAGATTAGGATCTCTTCATCGTTTTGTTTGTTAAATAAAAAGACATCTTCGTAGCGCTTTTTCTCTTTATCCTCTTTACCGATGTATAAAAGCCAGTCTCCGAAATTATTTCCAAATTCGCTTGCGGAAAGGTTGAATTTCGCTTCACTTTTTTTCTGATCTATAAAGTTGTCAGAGAGGTTGTCCGTATGCGGGTACAACATAAAAAAGTTGATAAACAAAAGCATAGAGAGTAGAAATGCCGGAACAAAAAGTGTTTTTACTAAAAATGAAGGCTTTATCCCAAGGGCAAAAATAACTACGATTTCATTATCGTTTGAGAGTTTAAAAATAGACAAAACGGCTGCAATGAAAAAAGAGATAGGCAGGGTATAAAACAGGATGTCCGGCAATACAAACATATAGAGTTTTACCATGTCTAAAAGTGAGAGTTTAATGATCGCCGTATAGGTTGCTAGCTTGATCGAGAAGATCATTGACGCAATGACAAACAGCGGTAAAAACATCGATAAAAATACCGATGAAAGGTTTGAAAGTATATAACGTCTAAGTTTATTCATTAAAAGTTTGCCTCAATATATGCATAAATTTGTGTGTCGTAAACAAAAGTGATAAGTGTTGCAAGTGCCAAAAACGGTACGAAAGGGACACGTTGTTCCTCTGCCGGTCTGTTTAAAAGCAAAAGCATAACAGGGAGTGCTAAAAGTGCCGATAAAAATACAGCAAAAAGTCCAAGCTTGATCCCTAAAAGTGCACCCATAGTAGCTGCAACCATAATGTCGCCTTCACCCATCGCTTCGATCATAGGTGTACGATCGTAGTGTTTGTTCCATGATGTTTTAGATTTCAGTCCTGCACGATATACCGATGATGTAAGGTAGTATGAAAGGGCAAAACGAAGCAGGGTAAAACCACCTGCGAATAAAAGAGCATTTTGGGCATTTTCTAAAAATGAAGGGATTGAAAAAGCTCCGAAAATTGCAAAAATGATCGCTAAAAGGTTCAGTGAATCGGGAACCATTTTGTACTTAAAATCGATCATAGAAAGAGCCAGTAGCATTAAAAAACTCATAGCTACCGAAAATGCAGGGAAATTAAGCCCATATTTGAGTGCTACTAAGAAAAATATCGCTCCGGATGCAAGCTCAATTAAAGGGTACTGAATCGATATTTTTGTTTTACAATAAGCACATTTTCCGCCAAGAAAAAGCCACGAAAATAAAGGGATGTTATGCCAAGGTTTTAGAGGTGTGTTGCATGATGTACAGTGTGAAGGGGTAAAAACGACACTTTCACCTTCTGGGATACGTAAAATGACAACATTTAAAAATGATCCAAATAAAATTCCAAACAGTGATGCTATGAGTAACTCTATCATTTTAGTCCGCCAAATCGTCTTTCAACTTTTTTAAATTTTTTGATTATTTTATCCAACTCTTTTGCACTGAAATCCGGCCAGAGTGTATCTGTAAAAAAGAGTTCGGCATACGCTGCCTGCCATAGTAAAAAGTTGGAGAGTCTGTGATCTCCCCCTGTTCTTATAAGCAGATCAACATCTGTTTTACAATCGAGTGCATTTTCCAGCATCTCCTGTGTAATGTCGCCATCAGACTCTTTTAGGGAATTAAAAGCACGAAGAATCTCATCCTGTGCACCATAATTAAGTGCCAAAGATTGTACCAAGCCGTCACAGTGTGCAGTTTTTTCTTTTACCGATTGGATCGTCGTTTGGAGTTGTTTTGAGAATGCTCTTAAATCTCCGATCGGTTCAAAGCGTATATTGTGTTGCAGATATGTTTCTAATTCCTGCTTGAGATATTTATCGAGCAGTTTCATCAAAAATTCAACCTCTAAACGCGGACGTTTCCAGTTTTCAGTTGAAAAAGCATATAGGGTTAAACGCTCAATCTCTTCATGAGCTGCACAAAAAGATGTGATCTCACGCACGATCTTTGCTCCGGCTTCATGACCTGTTGAACGTTTTTTCCCACGCTCTTCAGCCCATCTGCCGTTGCCGTCCATAATGATCGCTATATGCCCAAGTTTATTCATTTGCAGTTTCTAACTCTTTCGCATTTTCTAAAATATCAAACGATAGATCAAGTTTTGCTGCTCTAGGTAATAATGTTGCATCTTCTTTTGTAATAAACTCTATCTCGTTCGTATCTGTCCCGAAACTAGAAGAGTTTTTTAGGATGTTTAAACAAACGGCGTCTATCCCTTTGTTGTTTAACATATTGGTTGCATTTGCTTTTGCAGTTTGTGGATCCATCTCAGCTTTAAAGCCTACAACTTTGATCCCCTCTTTGTTGATTGAACCCAAAATATCTACATTTTTCTTTAATGAAAGTTCCCACTCATCACCCAATATATCTTTTTTTAGTTTCCCGCTTTGTGTAAATGCCGGGATATAGTCGCTTACTGCTGCAGCCATAAACAGATAAGGTGTCTTTTCAATACGATGGATATGCTCGTCACGCATTAAGGTCGCTTTAGAGATTTTCCCTTTTTTCGCAATGCGGATAGAGTCTACTAGATACTCCATCATCTCTGCACTATCTTCAACGTGAATTTTATGCATATTTTTCGGCAGATCAGCACTCAGTTTTGTTGCAATCAGGTTGACATCCGCACCTTTTAAATAGAGTGCAGTTGCAACAGCTGAAGCCATCTTTCCGCTTGAAAAGTTAGAGAGATAACGTACATCATCGATCTTCTCGATAGTACCGCCGCCTGTAACCATCACCATGCGATCACTCCAGAAATCATCTTTTAAAAGCTCGCGAGCCGTTGCGTAAAAGATATCGAGCGGTTCAGCCATAGCACCGTCACCCGTTGTTTTACATGCGAGTTCTTTTGTCTGTGTATCTACCATTGTAAAGTTAGCTATAGCAAGCATTTTCAGGTTCGCCTGGCTAATTGGATGTTGCAGCATATTTGTATTTGCCGAAGGAGCTAGGATCTTAACATCAGGATAGGCAAGGGCTACTTGAAGCAGGATATTGTCAGCTATAGCGTTAGCGAGTTTTGCAATCGTATTTGCAGTTGCGGGTGCAATCACCATAATATCTGCCCATTGTGCAAGTTTTATATGGTTGTGATCATTAGTCCAGTCTTCGTTAGTATCGTCAAGAACTTTGTTTGAAGTGAGTGTCTCAAATGTAAGAGGTGTTACAAACTTCTTTGCAGCTTCACTCATCACTACACGAACTTCTGCACCCGATTTTACAAACAGACGTGCAAGTTCAAGTGACTTATAGACTGCTATTGAGCCAGTGACCGCTAAAATGATTTTTTTATTTTTTAGTAAATTTTGTGAAATTTCCATATTTTATCTTTAGTATTTATAATTTTATGTATTTTACCCTAAAATGCTTATAGTTTTTAGAGTTTATTTTTTCCCAAAAAATTTATAATAAAAATCTTTTACAAGTCTCATCTTTGTACGACTGATAACTAAGTTGCCACTTGTAATCTCACCGCTTGTTACCGTAGTTCCAGCTGCAATCATCACATCATCTTCTATAGTAACAGGGGCTACAAGTTGTGAGTCACTCCCTACAAAAACGTTTTTCCCTATTTTTGTTTTATACTTTTTAAGACCGTCATAGTTACATGTAATAGTTCCCGCACCGATGTTCGTACCCTCATCGATCTCTGCATCTCCAAGGTAGCTTAGATGTCCTGCTTTTACACCTTTAAGTGTCGCTTTTTTTACCTCTACAAAGTTACCTATATGGGTATCTTCGATCGAAGAAGCCGGACGGAGGTGTGCAAGTGGTCCAACATCGGAATTTTTAACAATGCTATCTTCAATTACCGAATGTGCTTTGATAATAGAGTTTATAATTTGAGAATTTCCTGTGATTCTTACACCGTTTTCTAGGGTACATTCCCCTTCAAATACAACATCATCTTCTATATAAACAGTTGAAGGCAGCTGCATACTGACACCTGCATTCATCCATTTTGTTCTAATACGATCTTGCATAATCGCCTCAGAATCGGCTAAATCTTTTTTAGAATTTACCCCTTTAAAATGTTCTTCGTCAACTAAAAGAGGTGATATTGTAAGTCCATCTTTTTTTGCCATAGCAATCAGGTCTGTAAGGTAGTACTCCTCTTGGGCATTATCGTTTGAAAGAAGGGGGATATATTTTTCTAAAACATCTTTTTTAAAGGCATAGATACCTGCATTTACTGTTGTAACGTTAAGCTCGGCACGATTTGCGTCTTTTTGTTCAACAATGTATTGCACTTCATTATTGTCGATAACAACACGCCCGTATCCGTTTGGATCTTGTAAGTCAAAGATACTCATGATGATATCTGCATCGTTATGTAAAAATCCGTGAAGCGATTCTGCAGTAATTAAAGGCATATCCCCGTTTAATACCAATACTTTTTCATTCTTCGGTGCTACATTTTTCATTGCACCTCCGGTTCCAGGAAAATTTACGGCATCTTGCTCAACAAAAGTAATATCATCAAAATAGTTTTGCATCGTCTCTTTTACTTGCTCTTTTTGGTGTGCAATAACTACAGATACATCGTTTGAGAGTTCTTTAGAGGCTTTTATAATATGGTAAAGCATCGGTTTTCCTGAGATCTCATGTAAAACCTTTGCCTTGTTTGATTTCATACGGCTACCTTTTCCCGCCGCTAATATCACTATACTAATACTATTTAAATTCATTATAATTTTCACTTTCTGTTTAATTTCAAAATTTTACCATAAATGTTAATTTAATTTGTGGTATTATAATGTGTTTATAAAATTTTATAAGGTTTGTGATGGATTTAGGTACGGTCATTGGTCTAGTGTTGATTTTGGCTCTTTTATTTGGAGCTATGGCGATGGGTGTTGGTATCGGTGCCTACATAGATATTCCTTCTGTTTTAATTGTTATCGGTGGTTCAATAGGTTCATTAATGATCGCTTTTAAACCGGCGCAGATGAAAAAGTTTACGAAAATTTTCATGATAGCTGTTAAGCCGACTGAAGAGGATGTAAACGATCTTATAAAAAAACTGGTCGAATTTGCGACAAAAGCTAGAAAAGAGGGGATCCTCGCTTTAGAAGGTGATGTTAATAACGAAGAGAACGAGTTTTTAAGAAAAGGCCTCTCTATGGCAATTGACGGGAGTGAACCCGATACTATTCGTGATCTTTTAGAGATAGATATGGAGCAAACAAGTACACGCCATAAGTCGTATGCTTCTATATTTTCAACATGGGCGGGGCTTGCCGGAGCAATGGGTATGATCGGTACACTTATCGGTCTGGTTGCGATGCTTTTAAATATGGCTGATCCTTCAGCGATTGGTCCGTCTATGGCAGTTGCTTTACTTACGACAATGTACGGTGCGATGATCGGAAATATTTTCGGTGCACCGATTGCGAATGTTTTAAATATTAGAGATGATGATGAAACAATGGTTAAGCAGATTGTTTTAGAGGGTATTATGTCTATTCAAGCGGGTGATGCTCCAAGAGTTTTAGAAGCAAAACTTCTTGCATACTTAGCTCCGTCTGAGCGTTCAAGCCAGTTTGATTAACGGATAACTGATGGCAAAAAAGCATAAGTGTCCTGAATGTGAAAAGTGTATGCCGGCATGGCTAGCTGCCTTTGGAGACTTAATGTCTCTGCTCCTTTGTTTCTTTGTTCTGCTTCTCTCTATGTCAAGTATGGATGCAAAAAAGATCTCTGAAGCTATCGGATCTCTTAGCGGTGCGATGAGTGTTCTAGAGGGTGGGGTAAAAACCGAAATCTCTAAGCAGCGTATTCAAGAATCAACTCCGATTGAAACAAAAGATGAAACAAGCCAGACGGTAAATAGAATTCAGCAAGCGATAGCTGAAGCTAATGAGATGGTTAAAAAAGAACAGGGCCCTGAGATTACATTAGAAGAAGCACAGGAAGGTTTTGTGATTAAACTTCCTGCTACACTGTTATTTAAACCGGGAAGTGCAACTATAGATAATCAAGATGCATTACTTTTCCTTAAACGTATGTCTCTTCTAATTGATGAGATGCCAAACGATGTAGAGATGAGTGTTCAAGGTCATACTGACGATACAGGACCCGGTGTAAACTCTCCTTTTAAAGATAATTGGGAACTCTCAACTGCAAGAGCCATTTCAGTACTTAAAGAGTTGGTAATTGACGGTGTGGATCCAAAACGGATGAATGCAACAGGATATGCAGAGTTTAGACCTGTCGCTACCAATGTAACTAGATTAGGTAGAGAGCAAAACCGTAGAGTTGAACTCCATTTCTTTGGTGCAAAGAATAAACCTGCAAAAGAGAAGAACTCTATACTAGATAAGGCAGAGATGTAAATAATGGTAAAATTTTTTACATTATTTGTGCTTTTTGTAGCTACATCATTCGGAGCAGAAAGTGTAACTATACCTACGGTTAATTTATCCCTTTCTGCTCCTGATACTCCTCAGCAGTTAGTATCTTCACTCAATGTTTTACTTGTTTTAACATTACTGTTTTTAGCACCGTCAATGGTGATGGTAATGACTACTTTTACACGTTTTGTAATTGTATTTGGTTTTTTAAGACAAGCTCTTGGTACACAGCAAGTACCACCTACACAGGTTTTAGTATTACTGGCAATGATTCTTACGTTCTTTGTAATGGAACCTGTGGGAACTAAGGCATATGAGCAGGGAATTAAGCCTTATGTAGAGGAAAAAATAGGTTATGAAGAGGCATTTGAGAAAACAACATTGCCTTTTAAAAACTTTATGATTAGAAACACAAGAGAGAAAGACCTCGCTTTGTTTTTAAGAATACGTGAGATGGAAAACCCTCAAACAGTTGCAGATGTACCACTTTCAGTTGTAATTCCTGCTTTTGTTATTAGTGAGTTAAAAACTGCATTTGAGATAGGTTTTTTGATCTTCTTACCGTTTTTGGTAATAGATATGGTAGTCGCATCTATCCTTATGTCGATGGGTATGATGATGTTACCGCCTGTAATGATATCCTTGCCGTTTAAGATACTTATATTTGTCTTGATAGACGGCTGGAATCTTTTAATTGGAAATTTAATAGCGAGTATAAAATAGGATAAAGATGAATTGTAAACATTTTGGTGAGTGTGGTGCTTGTAGAGTATATGAAGGTGGTTATGAATCACAATTAAAACAAAAAGTAGATATAAATCAAGAGCGCTTTGTAAAGTTTTTTAGCAACCCGATAGAGGTGTTCGAATCTCCTACACAAAATTACCGTTCAAGAAGTGAGTTTAAAATCTGGCATGTGGGTGATGAAATCCATTATGCAATGAACCATATTGAGCATAAAGGTGTAGTACTGATAGACACGTGTCCACAGGTAAACACTTACATAAATGAACTTATGCCAAAGCTTATAAAAGCTATAGATGAAAAAGGGTTGGGGTTTAAACTTTTTGGAGCCGACTTTTTAAGTTCTAGCAACGGAGAGATAGTTGTATCGCTTCTCTACCACAGACAGCTCGATCAGGCGTGGCAAGATACAGCTGCTGAGATTGCTAAAGATCTTGGGATCTATATAATAGGGCGTGCTAGAAAACAAAAGCTTGTAATTGGGCAGGACTATATAACAGAAAAATTAGATATAAAAGGGCAAAATTATATATTTAACTATATAGAAAATTCTTTTACACAGCCAAACTCAAGAGTCAATGAAAAGATGATTGCATGGGCTATGGATGCCTTTAGTGATCACAAAGGTGATCTCTTAGAGCTTTACTGTGGTGCAGGAAACTTTACAATCCCTTTTGCAAAAATATTTGACAAGGTCTTAGCTACGGAGATATCTAAAAGCTCTATTAATGCGGCAAAAGCGAATATGGCACTTAACAGTGTAGAAAACATCGAATTTATCCGTATGAGTGTTGAAGAGTTTGTAGATGCTTTAAACGGTGTTCGTGAGTTTAATAGAATGCAGCATATAAATATAGAGGATTACAACATAAACTCTATCTTTGTTGATCCGCCTCGTTCTGGTATGGATGAGTTTACTTGTAAATTTAGTTCTCAGTTTGATAATATTGTATATATATCTTGTAACCCTGAAACATTAGCAAGAGATTTAGATATACTCACTCAAACACATGAGATCAAATCTATGGCACTTTTTGATCAATTCCCATATACACATCATGCAGAGATGGGTGTAAAACTTGTAAAAAAGGTTTAGGATGAAGTTAGTTTTATCTTTATTTATTGTTTTATCTTTAAGTAATGCCGATGAGATGCAGAGGCTTGATTCTATTGTTAAAGATATTGAAAACCTAAGAGTAAACTATGACCATTCACAAGAGAAGCTTCAAGAGTGTCAAGTAAAACTTTTAGATGAACAACAAAAAGCTGCATTATTACAGACGGAATTAAAAAACAGCGGTTCTCAAAATAAAGAGAACAAGAACTATGTTGACAAGATAAATAATTTGGAAAACCAAATAAAATATATGAATAGTATATTGAAAGACAAAGAAAAAGAGATAGCAAGATTAAAGCTTCCAAAAAAAGAAATAGTAAAAACCAAAATAAATGATAAGTGTAATTTGGAAAGTCAAATAAATCCTTTTCCAGAATTAAAAATGAGAGAATCTGGACAAAGAACTACAAAAGCGACTACTTACAGACTAAAACAAGAGAGTGTCATCTACTCAGATATAAATGGAAAAGAGATAGCCAGATGGGAAAAACTCACCTCTTTTACATCAACGTTAGCTGTAGAGGGTTGGATCAAAATTACCGGGTATTTTGTAGATAGGAAGTGGCAAAAAGCAAAAAGATCGATGTGGATAAAAGCTTCACACGCCTTGAAAAGAGACTAAACAATGAAAAAGATACTGATTATAAGCGACGGCATAATAGGACAACACTTTATCCAAAGGGTAAGTGAAACATATACTACCGAAAATATCTATTATATTGTTCAAACAAAAGCTCTCACTTATGAAGGTGTCAATCCTGCAAGATTTAAATTTTTTGAATTTGATCCGACAAGTTTTTACAAGTTGGCCAACATTTTAAAAATGGAGTTTATCCAAGTTGTTATAGCTATGGATAATCAGGCTGATGTTGAAAATACTATCAAAAATATCCGAAACATTAAAAAACAGTTGCGTATTATTGTTTTAAATCAGTGGAACATGATCAATCATGATGCCAATGTGGTTTTGGTAAACTCAAATGAGATTTTAGCTTCCCGTTTACAAGATTATCTTCCAAATGTTCCCGTAATCGCTCAAAACGTTGGAATAGGTGAGGGTGAAATTATGGAAGTGCTCGTCCCTTTTGGAAGTTCTTTTGTATATCGTCATATGGGTGTTATTGAGCAGAAAAACTGGCGTATTGTTGCGATCTATAGAAACAGAAAATTGATCATGCCTTCGCGCCGTAGAATGATTCAGCCAAATGATTTATTATTACTTGTTGGTGAGCCTGCCGTACTGAAGTCTGTATACCGTGCGATTAAACAGGAGCTCGGACAATTCCCTGAGCCGTTTGGTTCAAATATTTTACTTTTTATCGATATGAATATCGTAGCAAAAGAGAACATTAAAAAGTTGGTACGCCGTGCGATTTACGTTCATAACAAGCTCAAGCACAATCTCGTCATTAAGATTGTAAACCCATCAGATATAGAACTTTTACAGTATATAAAAGATTACAGAAGTATGGATGTTTCAATAGAGATAGACTATGAGAGCGTCGATCTGAAACAAAATTTTCTTTCCGATATAAAAGCATATCATGTCGGTTTAGTACTTGTTGCAGGTGAGATGTTTGCCGATTATTATGTTAGAAAAGCCCTCTATGAAGCACATGTACCTGTTTTAAAACTTGCAAATCGGGATTTCAGTACACTTAAAGATGCTTCGCTGATCTTGTCTGACAATAGAGACCTTGAAAAGATCTCG encodes:
- a CDS encoding COG3400 family protein, which encodes MKKILIISDGIIGQHFIQRVSETYTTENIYYIVQTKALTYEGVNPARFKFFEFDPTSFYKLANILKMEFIQVVIAMDNQADVENTIKNIRNIKKQLRIIVLNQWNMINHDANVVLVNSNEILASRLQDYLPNVPVIAQNVGIGEGEIMEVLVPFGSSFVYRHMGVIEQKNWRIVAIYRNRKLIMPSRRRMIQPNDLLLLVGEPAVLKSVYRAIKQELGQFPEPFGSNILLFIDMNIVAKENIKKLVRRAIYVHNKLKHNLVIKIVNPSDIELLQYIKDYRSMDVSIEIDYESVDLKQNFLSDIKAYHVGLVLVAGEMFADYYVRKALYEAHVPVLKLANRDFSTLKDASLILSDNRDLEKISATIFDISEQMNFNLELYNYLQEHQDDKEQVIEHFNNLSTIFSKSIKVFKEKENPIKVLKQKENFIQILPFTAKLTKHRMSSLFSTDSERLYFKLDDYHQIFIPVQL